The following proteins are co-located in the Manihot esculenta cultivar AM560-2 chromosome 9, M.esculenta_v8, whole genome shotgun sequence genome:
- the LOC110623754 gene encoding syntaxin-61, producing MSSAQDPFYIVKEEIQESIDKLLSTFHQWERASSDPEDKMQLTKELVAGCDSIEWQVDELDKTIAVAARDPSWYGIDEVELEKRKRWTSTARVQVGNVKKAIIAGKEVISNGTTSINGMHRELMRLQNSRQTDRSNPYAQDNDNFIQSESDRQMLLIKQQDEELDELSASVERIGGVGLTIHEELLAQEKIIGDLGMEMDSTSNRLDFVQKKVAMVMKKASAKGQIMMILFLIVLFIILFVLVFLT from the exons ATGTCTTCAGCTCAAGATCCATTTTATATAGTGAAAGAGGAAATTCAAGAATCT ATTGATAAGCTGCTGTCTACTTTTCATCAATGGGAACGGGCTTCTTCTGATCCTGAAGACAAAATGCAGCTGACAAAGGAACTAGTTGCAGGTTGTGATAGCATTGAGTGGCAG GTGGATGAGCTAGACAAAACAATTGCCGTAGCAGCTAGAGATCCTTCTTGGTATGGGATTGACGAAGTAGAACTTGAAAAGCGAAAGAGATGGACTAGCACTGCTCGTGTTCAG GTGGGCAATGTGAAGAAAGCAATTATTGCTGGAAAAGAGGTGATTAGTAATGGAACTACCAGCATAAATGGGATGCACAGAGAGTTAATGCGGCTGCAAAATTCTCGTCAGACAGATAGATCCAACCCATATGCTCAAGATAATGATAATTTCATACAATCAGAATCAGATAGACAAATGCTTCTTATAAA GCAACAGGATGAGGAGTTGGATGAGCTTAGTGCAAGTGTGGAGCGAATTGGAGGTGTTGGGCTCACTATACATGAAGAACTTCTTGCACAG GAAAAGATTATAGGTGATTTGGGTATGGAAATGGATAGTACATCAAATCGTCTCGATTTTGTCCAG AAAAAAGTGGCTATGGTCATGAAGAAAGCCAGTGCAAAGGGGCAGATCATGATGATTTTGTTTTTGATAGTTTTGTTCATCATTCTATTTgttctggtctttcttactTGA
- the LOC110622493 gene encoding strigolactone esterase D14 → MSGNMGVLFEHRGGAIAESLNAKVYGNSSETLVLAHGFGSDQNVWHFLIPYLALYFKIVVFDSVFSPNVNPKFYDPNKYSNFSGYAADLVNLLDELNVSKAIYMGHSMSAMIGCLASIQRPELFHHLILLNGSPRYLNAKGYDGGFEISGVKATLTNIKKNFSSWVNDFAPTAVGLNNKQAISEFEDSLNRMKPNIAYNVAKTVFLSDLRRILPKVVVPCTIIQSKKDYIVPEFVAHYMKKKLGGHARVEILKTQGHFPHLTAYSLILKAMKRVHTIK, encoded by the exons ATGAGTGGAAACATGGGCGTGCTTTTTGAGCACAGAGGAGGAGCCATTGCTGAGTCTCTAAACGCTAAGGTCTATGGAAACAGCAGCGAGACATTGGTTCTTGCTCATGGGTTTGGTTCAGACCAGAATGTTTGGCATTTTCTAATTCCTTATCTTGCATTATACTTCAAGATTGTGGTTTTTGACTCAGTTTTCTCTCCCAATGTAAACCCTAAATTCTATGATCCAAACAAGTACTCCAACTTCTCTGGATATGCAGCTGACTTGGTGAATCTTCTTGATGAGCTGAATGTGAGCAAGGCTATTTATATGGGACATTCTATGTCAGCCATGATTGGATGCTTAGCTTCAATTCAAAGGCCTGAACTCTTTCACCACCTTATTCTTCTCAATGGCTCTCCAAG GTACCTTAATGCAAAAGGGTATGATGGAGGCTTTGAGATATCAGGAGTAAAAGCAACATTAACAAACATAAAGAAAAATTTCTCAAGTTGGGTTAATGATTTTGCTCCAACAGCAGTTGGTCTGAACAACAAACAAGCAATATCAGAATTTGAAGACAGCTTGAATAGAATGAAAccaaacatagcatacaatGTTGCTAAAACAGTTTTTCTAAGTGATTTGAGAAGGATTCTTCCAAAAGTTGTAGTGCCTTGCACAATAATTCAGTCAAAAAAAGACTATATAGTTCCAGAATTTGTTGCCCACTACATGAAGAAAAAGCTTGGAGGCCATGCCAGAGTTGAGATTCTCAAAACACAAGGCCATTTTCCTCATCTCACAGCTTACTCTTTGATTCTGAAAGCTATGAAGAGAGTTCATACCATCAAGTAG